In the genome of Verrucomicrobiota bacterium, the window TCACCGCAATCCATTTCTGGCGGAGCGACGCTCCTGCGGACTGGCTTGAACAAAGGTTGGAGTGGTTGAGCATTGAGGTTTCAACACTCCATTACTCCAACGCTCCAATACTCCCAACCTCATCTCATTCTACCCAATCTCCAACGCTCCGGTGCTATCCCCAAACGCTTCCACCGGTGTGCCCATTCGTTCGAGCATCGGAACGTAGAGATTGCAGAGCAACGTGCCTTTCGGGCTGGCGATGTGCCGGCCTGTGTCGAGCTTTCCACCCGCGCGTCCGGCCAGGATCACGGGAAGATTGTTCGGGTCGTGGCGATTGCCGTCGGAAAAGCTGGAGCCGAAGAAAATCATCGAGTTATCCAGCAACGTCCGTTCTCCTTCCTGCACTGAGCGGAGTTTGTTCAACAAATAAGCAAGCTGCTCGCAATGCCAGCGGTTGATCTTCGAGTACGGCTCGTATTTCTCGGGCTTGTTCTGGTGATGGCTGTATTCGTGGTGGCCGCCGCGCACGCCGGGAATCAACGCCGAAAAGTTTTTGCCCGAAACGTCGTTCGCGAACATGAACGTGCTGATCCGCGTGGAATCGGTTTGGAAAGCCAGCGCGATCAAATCGAGCATCAAACGGACGTGCTGCTGGTGATCGCCCGGCGCGCCCGCCGGAGCCGCGAGTTCTTCGCCCGGTTGAGCCGAAGGGCGCCACTCGCGCGGATCGGGCTTAGCGAAGAATTCCAAACGCCTTTCCACGTCGCGAACTGAATCCAAATACTCATCGAGTTTGAACTGGTCGTCGCGGCCCAGGCGGTGGCGGAGACGATTGGCATCATCCAGCACCAGGTCCAGCAAGGCACGGTTGTCGGCAGATTTGCGGCGGTCCGCGGCGGTTGAGCGAGTGCCTTTGAGCTCCAAAATGCGGCGTGCCGTGTGCTACTCCTAAACGAATCTGGACGGTGCCCGTACTCGCAGCGGTCATGATGTGGCTGCTGCGAGGAATCGGGAGAGTTGCGGGTGATGCTATCCTAACGTATTTTTCGAGTGCACAACTGAACTTTTCGCGCGCGACGGGTTTCAGGGATTTCTGGAGTTTGAAGTTAAGAATAGAAAGTACGCATTGGTTTGTGTCTTGGTGGGCGCGTCAAGATTGCTGACCTTCAGGTCTGAACCAATAATTTAGGAATGCGAGTTGTTATGATGAACCTCTTCCTTGTCCTGTGTTGTTGCTTTGGCTTGACGCTCCGCGGGGCCGAGAACCGAATTTGGGTGGATGGGACAATTAATGGCCACCGAGTTCGCTTGGGCTTCGATACTGGCGCTTCCGATCCCATATTGTTTCGGAGCA includes:
- a CDS encoding DUF1552 domain-containing protein, with amino-acid sequence MLELKGTRSTAADRRKSADNRALLDLVLDDANRLRHRLGRDDQFKLDEYLDSVRDVERRLEFFAKPDPREWRPSAQPGEELAAPAGAPGDHQQHVRLMLDLIALAFQTDSTRISTFMFANDVSGKNFSALIPGVRGGHHEYSHHQNKPEKYEPYSKINRWHCEQLAYLLNKLRSVQEGERTLLDNSMIFFGSSFSDGNRHDPNNLPVILAGRAGGKLDTGRHIASPKGTLLCNLYVPMLERMGTPVEAFGDSTGALEIG